DNA sequence from the Deltaproteobacteria bacterium genome:
GGCGAAGGCGTGCTGCGCGGCCTCATCACCCTCACCCGGCGCAATCAGCGACGCTACGGCGGCTTCACCGTCCATCTCGGCGTGGTCTTGATCATGATGGGCATCGCCGGTTCGATGACCTACAGCAGCGAAAAGGACGCCACCTTGGCGCTCAACGAATCTTTAACTCTCGGCAACTACCGCGTCCAGTTCGAAGGCCTCAAAGGCTCAAAGCAGCCGACCCACTTCCGCGTCGAGGGCTCGTTTCGTTTGTTTCACAACGGCAGCGATGAAGGCGTGGTCACGCCGGCGCTGAAATTTTTTCCCACTCAACAATCGCCCATCGGCCGCGCCGTCCATCAAAGCAGTTTGAGTGAGGACATTTATTTGATCCTCTCCGGCTTCAGCCAAGTGGACCAAAACCAAGCGACACTCAAAGTCCTAGTCCGGCCACTGGTGATTTGGATGTGGATCGGCGGCTTCGTCATCGCCTTCGGCACTTTGATTTGCATTCTCCCCTTCGGCAAACCGAACGAACAGGACGACTAGCCGTGCAACCTGTAATCTTGAATATGGAATTTTGAATTTGGAATCTGAAATCTGGAATTCCCCATGCCGATCCGCCGCTTGATCATCACGCTGTGCGTCATCGCGCCGATCTTGGCCTTGCTCGCCTTCGGCTTCACCCGCGACGCCAAGTACATCACTTCGCCGCTGCTCGCCAAGGCCGCGGCGCCGTTCACCGTGACGCTTTTCGACGGCAAGAAAATGACTTTAGAAGAACTGCGCGGCAAAGCGGTGTTTGTAAATTTCTGGGCGTCTTGGTGCGAACCCTGCCGCGCCGAAGCCCATGATCTCGAAGCCGCGTGGCAAAAGGTCAAAGATAAAAATATGATTTTTCTCGGCGTCGCCTTGCAGGACAGCGATCAAGCGTCAAAAGAATTTCTCAAGGAATTCAACGTCACCTACGCCAACGGCCGC
Encoded proteins:
- a CDS encoding TlpA family protein disulfide reductase — translated: MPIRRLIITLCVIAPILALLAFGFTRDAKYITSPLLAKAAAPFTVTLFDGKKMTLEELRGKAVFVNFWASWCEPCRAEAHDLEAAWQKVKDKNMIFLGVALQDSDQASKEFLKEFNVTYANGRDQAGKIAVDYGTWGIPESFFIDPQGRITYKHVGAIRAALVLRKIEEASQGIASAQEGRGDYQGVR